The stretch of DNA ATCCTCGATGTAAATGACGAGATTGCTGATGATTTAGGGCTATTACAAGTGGAAGGCGTCTACATCCAAAGTATTGCCAAAGGGGGAACAGCTTATTATGCAGGCCTGACCAAAGCAGATGTTATTATCAGTGTCAATAATGTTCCCACATCCACCATTCCCCAATTACAAGAACAAATAGCCCTCTATCGACCTGGCGATCTTATAAATATAGAATACATGCGTGCCGGCAAAAGATTCACGAAAGAAAACATCATGCTCAGAAGTTATAATGCGGCTGATTTAAAAAAATGAAATAAAAAAATTGTTCAAATTGTGACTTGGGGAAAAAAGCTCCGTCATAAACGTATTAATGAAACATTATTTTGTTTTCAAAAAAAACTAAACGCAGTTATTGATGGTAGCTTTACTAACTCCGAGCACACGGCCCTTTCCCGCAGCAAAAAATTCGCAGACAACTGATACCAGTTCTTTTTTTATCAGGACCCAGAATGTACTGGAAAGAGTAGCTATAAAGGATATTAGGTACATTCACGCCGATGGTAATTATTGCTACCTTTTCACCTCTCGTAAAAAATATGCTATAAAACTCTCCTTAACCAGATTAATGGAAAAGCTTCCACATGATGAATTTTTGCGGATTCACAAGAGCTATATTGTTCAAATGAATGATATCCTTAAGGTGGATTTAGGAGGTAACCTCCTGGTTTTGCAAGAAGCAAGTATCCCCATTGGGAGAGCCTACCGAACAAGACTTTTAGAAGCATTAGAGGTGTTATAGAGGGTCTGATGCGGTAATTTTTACTTTTTTTTATTATCCGTTAAGATAATGTGATAATCCGAGAATAATTTTAGATTTTTGTAAGGAATATGTTACCATAACATAATTACTTAAATTTTTAAGTAAGGGGGAACGGTTGTCAGGCTTACTCAACAGAGTAAAAACCTGGCAACTTTTTTTATTTTATCTCTAAAGCAATTCTTAGACAAGCGCCTAAAAAGTAAGGCTGCCCCGCCAAAAAAATCGCCGAACCAAAATCTATTTTCATTATCCTTTCAAGATCTCAATAAAATCTTTGAAATTCTTATTAGTATTTTATAAATTTGTTCTTGCACCCCCATTTTATTACAATTCATCGCCACATCATTTTTCTTGAATCCAGGTTTCTCCTTTCCATGAAAGGCAGATACTGTCTTTAACCTACCAACTCCTTTAGGATAGTTAGCCTTAAAGACCTTCAGTCATACCCATTAAAAACGCATCTACTTTAGGAAGCCCATATCGCGTACCTATACGATTTAGGTCAACGATTATGGGTATTAAATAAGATGAATTATTTGTAATGAATCAATACCAAAGCTAAACCTATGAAAATGTACGCCGACCCATTTCCTAAGGCCCTCCTCACTATAGTGGCCTTTGTTTGTTCCCTGGCGCTACCTGCTTTTTTACAAGCAGATGAATGGTCAGACCCTTGTTGTAGTATTCCACATGATGTTATTACCAATTGCGATGAAATCGCCCCTGGGTTTGACCCAAACGATTGGCATCTACTCGAAGACTTATTCGGAAAACCGAATGGCTACTATCACTGTGATAACCAAAACTGGCATGAACTGTCTCCCGAAGTAAACTTAAATTCCTGCGGCATCGGCACCATCAACCGAAGATTCAGATCCTATTACTACACCAGTGGCTGGGGCAGCCCTACAGAGGTTACCTGCGAACAAACCATTACGATAAATGCAGCCCATGAATATGTTATCCGCTTCCCTCCGGATGCCATTGCTTATTGTGAAGAGCCAGAAGCTGAGGATATCCAATTTGAGGAAGAAAGCTGTGACTTACTGGCCGTTAGCATCAAGGATATGAAATTTCAGACTGGCACTGATGCTTGTTATAAAATTTTGCGCACCTATCGGGTCATCAATTGGTGTGAATATGATGGCCATTCTGATCCCATCATTATTGGTAGAGATGAGGATTGTGATGATGCGCCTGGAGATGAAGCGGTATGGGTCATTCGCAGACCTGACAATAAAATTTATATCGACAGAACCAATAATGAGCATGATTACAGCCCTTCGGCTAATGAGTTGGATCAATACTGTGGCCATACGGGACACCCTGGGTTTTGGCGTAAAATTTGGCTAACCAGCGGTTCGCAATACTACAATAGCCGCGGTTTCTACCAATATACTCAACACCTCAAAGTAATGGATAATATTCCTCCTGACCTATCGGTGAATACGCCCGATCCATTTTGTAGCTATAGCGAAGATGAAAGTGAGGGTTGTCCAGGGCAGGTGAGTATATCTTTCAGTGTAAATGATGAGTGTAGTCAGACAGGTACGGTAAAAGTTTTTCTTTTTGAAAACAATGTACCCGTTTCCTTCACAGCAGCTAATGATATAGCAGATGAAGTCATTAGTGGTAGCTATCCCAATTTTACCATTACCCAGCGATTACCAATAGGCCAACATTCCTATGAGATCCATGCCAAAGATGGTTGTGGGAATACCAATGCCATTCGCGTACCCGTGGAAGTAGTGGACTGCGATCCACCTTCCATTGTTTGTCTTCACGGACTTTCGACGAGCCTCATGCCTCTAGAAGCAGGCACAGATATTGATGGCGATGGCGATATAGATTTAGGCGCCATGGAGATTTGGGCTACAGATTTTGTAATCGATAGTTACAACGATGATTGTAGTGGCCCGATTTCCTATTCGGTTAATCGGGTAGGCGAAACCCCCAACATCAATCAGACAAATATTATTTTCACCTGCGATGATGACAATGAAGTAGCTATAGAGGTGTACGTATGGGACAAAGCCCATAACCCTTATCAAGTACAACCTGATGGAACAGTCGGGGGACCAAACTTCGATTTTTGCAGGACATACATAAAGCTCGACCGCAGGGGTATTTGTGGCGAACCTGATGATGGGATCGTTGAGGAGGAAGAAAACCCAGATGAAGAAGTAGTTGGAGAGGAAGAGGAGGAGATTGTTTCTGACGATCCGATAGAAGGTATGGCCCTGATTGCAGGCCACATTTCAACGCCGGAGGGAGCAATGCTAATGGATGTGGAAGTGAGATTAGATGGTTTTATGATGATAGACACCATCACCGTTGATACCATTATGGCCGATACCACGATGACTGATACTATAGGTTCGTTTGCCTATCGTGCAGTGCAAATGGGGGGCACCTATATTGTCAGGCCATACAGGGCGGGAGATGACCTTAATGGCATCAACGCCTCGGATATGGCGATGTTAAGCCGACATTTGCAAGGCCGAGACACTTTGCCTACCCCATATCAATTGATTGCCGCCGACCTGGATAACTCGGGCGCTATTGACGCCGGTGACCTCACCGTTTTGCTAAAAATAATGTTGGGCGTTTCTAATTCGCTCGATTCAACACCAAGCTGGCGATTTGTAGATGCAGCTTATGTTTTTGCGAATGAACAAAACCCATGGGAAGAACCTTTCCCCGAAGCTGTCCAGATTGATCATATTACAACCAATCATGAAGATGTCGCATTTTATGCCATCAAAATGGGAGATTTAAACTTTAGTGCCTGGTATGGACCTACGGCGGATGGTATTGAAGAGCGAAAATTAAACATGCCTGTTGAATTAGTAGCCGACCTAGCTACGGTGACGCAGGGCGAGGCATTTAGCCTGCAACTCAAAGGACAACAATCGGACATTATTGCGGGGCAATTGACCTTCAAATACGATCCGAAATTGCTTGAATTCGCGGGATTACCTACCAATATCCCAGGTTACATCGATCCTAAAGAAGGCATCATTAAGCTGGCATTATTACCAGAACAAAGTCTTTCTTCGGATGACAACTGGTTGCGACTCGATTTCATTTCGCATTATACAGGTGCTTTGGAGCAAGCTATTCAATTGGACCCTGAGGGTCAGAATAATCAGTTGGTTGACAAAAACTATGACATTTACCCTGTTCAATTAACTTTTAACCAACCGACAAGCACTACATGGCTCCTTCGCGCCAATTACCCTAATCCATTCCGAGACTTTACTTACTTTGATTTGAACCTTCCGGAAAGTGGCATGCTCCGTTTTGAAGTTTTCAATGCGGCGGGACAGCGGCTGTTTACCCAAGAAAAACAAGTAGCCGCTGGAGGGCAGCAAATCCGATTGTCGGCAGATCAGCTACCTGGAAAAGGGTTGTTGTGGTATCGTATTCGGTTAAATGGCCAGGTACAAAGTGGGAAAATGATTTTAATGGAGTAAGCAACTCGCGAAAATCGCAAAGGAATCATCTCTGGTTTTTAAGAGGTGATTCCTTTCGATTTTTGGGGACGTAGAGTTATTGGAGGAGTAGAGTTAATGGAGAAACTAGCAGCCTCCAATAACTTTATTGTTTGATTATTATTCCCTAGCTGTAGCCAAAATGTTTTAAGGTGCGCTCGTCATCTCGCCAGTTATCCTTTATTTTCACAAAAAGTTCGAGGTAAACCTTTTGTTCCAAGAAGGTTTCAATACTTTTCCGGGCTTCGGTTCCTAATTTTTTAATGGCTTTACCTTCTTTACCTAGTATAATCGCTTTGTGGGTTTTCCGGCCTACAAAAATGGTTGCATGGATTCGTGCAAGCGGTTCCCCCTGGTTCGTAGTTGTTTCCTTAAACTCCGTAATGCCCACTTCGGTAAAATAGGGAATCTCTTGTTCGTAAAACTGTAATATTTTTTCGCGAATAATTTCGCTGACGAAAAAACGCTCTGGCCGATCGGTCAACTGATCCTTGGGATAATACTCAGGTCCCTCTGGCAATTTATCTTTTACCAATTGTAGTAGCTGATCGGTATTTTGTTTGTGTAGCGCAGAGATAGGAATCGTTTCCTTAAAATCAATGCGCTCATTCCAGTTTTTAATGGCCTCCAGGACTTGTTCGGGAGTAGAAAGATCAATTTTATTCAGCACCAAAAAAACAGGAACCTCTACTTTTGCCAACCGCTGAATAATCGGATCATCGTCATCGTATTGCTCTCCCATTTCCGTTACAAATAGCATGATATCAGCATCTTCAAAAGTGGACTTGACGTAACTATTCATGATTTCGTGCATCTTATAGGCTGGGTCACGAATAATACCAGGGGTATCGGAGAATACCAACTGAAAATCATCTCCACTTAAAATGCCAATAATTCTATGTCGGGTGGTTTGGGGTTTATTGGTAATGATCGACATCCGCTCTCCCACCAAAGCATTCATCAAAGTAGATTTTCCCACATTTGGACGGCCAATGATATTGACAAATCCGGATTTATGCATATCCTGTTTTTTACAAAATTATCAATCTCCTGCCAACAAAAAAACCATTTGCCATTTACCGCTCGCTTTTCTTTCAAAGCCAGCCCTGTAGCCAACAGGTGAAGATAGGAATTTGCCGTAAACAAAGCCTTCTTTCCCGTCTAATAGCGCCAGTTTTACCCAAGGGAAAGTTTCCCCTCCTATCGTTTCTTCTTTTTCCGTCTGTTCCAAAATTTTAACCACATCGTAAGAAACGGATTTAATGGTTTTGCTCTGCAGATTTGGCGCTGAGCGCAAACGTACACCACTTCCAATGATTGCGCCATACTCAAATCCGTCATAGTTTGGCGGCCAGGTCGCTGCGACATAGTTGGCCCAAAAAGTGCGCTGCTTATCCCTGAAAACGCCGCCTAAATCTAGTACTTCGGCCAGAACCTGCCACAATTTTGAATCTGCTGCTGTTTCTGGTTTATCCAAGGCCCATTGCGTGACGAAGGCTGCAAAACCATTATTGTCACCAAAACCGTTTTTGATGTTTTCATCAACCGCATCTAATAATCCAAATACATTTTTTTGCTGAATCGTATTTTTGAGGTTCTCCCTGAAAAGGAAAAACAGGGTATCTATTGGGCCTTCATCAACGGGATTGAGCTTCCCAAGCTCCAGCACTTGTTTTAAGGGCATTGGATTTGTGCTTGCTTGCCTGAGCGCTATGTATTGCCTTCGCAGCGAATCCATATTAGAAGGCGGAGCCACCGCCATACTTTTTTCTTCTTCATTAGTAGTTTCAGTCTGGCGGCAAGCAATGGTGCAAGCACCAAGGAAGAGAAGTACGATAAACTTTTTCATATTTCCTAGTTAGCAGTTAGAACAAATTCCTTCTTTGACTTCAAAGCGCAGAAATCATCAGAGAACCAACAAAATTAGTCGCCGTTTATAGCCAGTTTCCTTTTTTACAGTCTTTTGGTTTACTTATAATAGCTTAGTAATGGTAAAACAATAACTTATTAATTTGATGGGGCCCTTTTTCCACCATACTGCGTTACTCGATCGGTCACTTAGCTAGGCTAGGCTCCCTCCTCGTGCCTTGTCTGGTGAAAAAATGACTCCCCTGAAATCAACAACTTATTCTTTCACCATTACATAAAGGTCTTACTTTTAATGTATAAACCAACAAAGAAAGTCGCTTTTTATCCCCAAAAACGACCTCCAAGCAAGCTTTGAATGTGTGCAATCTGCGGAATGGTATAGCTGCCTCTTTTTTTTTGGCCAACCCAATCAAAAGCTAAAGGAGAAACTCAAGTTGGGGGTAAAATCCAATAATTGCAACTCCGTTCCTAGTACCGTATTGATGGGAGTATCATTTTCATTTCTAGATTCGGTAATGGAATAAATGTATTGCCGTTGTTTGACATTTTTTCGATCAAAGAGATTAAAGATTGATCCGCCAACTCGAGCTTTACCGCCCCATAGTGGGAAACTATAATTGAGGCCTGCATCTACCCGGTGGTAATCCTCCAAATAACTAATGCGTTCTGCAGGACTAATCTCTTCCCGGTCGAGTGAGGTCTCTCCCAATAAACTAATGTCGGTATAAGGTGTCCCACTACTAAAAATATATACCAGGGAAAAATCCCATTTTTTCCAACGGTATTGATTAACCCATTTCAATTGATGGCGCCGATCATCGACAGAAGGGAAGGGCACGCCCTTTGAGATAGCAGGAAAGCGAAGGGTTGTTTTGCTAAGGGTATAGGCCAACCAGCCACTGTAGGGCCCAATTGACTTTTTGAGCAACAAATCCAGCCCTCTGGTCAGCCGATCTCCTTCAAAAAAACGAAAATCCGTTCGCTGAATGGGTTTCCCTAATTCACCTCTACCATTTCTGATTTGAGCATATTCAATCATGCCTGTGGTGGCTTTTCTATACATTTCAAGGTCTACTTCCAAACCAGCCATTTTAAAATTTCCGCCCAACATGAATTGTTCGCTGGCTGCTACAGGAAAGCCAGCCGCTTTAGCCATGGTCAAGATGTCAAAGGTGCGGCCAAAACGATCCTCATGGTATATTTCTCTGGTAAACTGTTGGTTGATATTCCAGGATGATTTTAGCAGAAATTGTTCATTTGCCTGGTACAAGGCCAAGAGATGAGGAGACAAATACCATTGATTTGTCAAATTATAATGGGTTGCTCGCAACCCTGCTGAGATACTTAGCGGTTTTCCCAGGTGGAAGGCGTACTCGCCATAAAGTGTATGTTGATAACCCTCATCGTTCCTATTTAGTATTTGCCCAGCTTCTGCACTAATATCAAAACTGACTTTATTCTTGACCAACTGATACCCCAAAACAAGGTCTTCCAAGGGTGAAATGGACAAAGTGTTTTTCAGGTTTAGCTCCGATGAATGGATCGTATTTTGAGTCCCAAGGAATTGGGATCTCTCTCTTATAATTTCACCGGTAAGGACTGAAGCTTGCAGCAAGCTGTTTTGAAGATCGGACGTTTCTTTATAAAAGGAGGTATTGACATTGAGGTGGGATTGCCATTTAGGGCTCCAATCTTGTTCAACCTGAAAACTAAAGCCCGTATTGCGCCAATTGGCATTTTCCTCATTTGTTTCTTTATTATTTATTTGAAAAGGTCCCAGGCGGCTTCTAAAAATTTCTTGATAGGTGTAATCGAATTGATCAAAACCCTGAAAAAAACTAGCCGTCAACCGGGTAGTGGGTTTATATTGCCATATCCATTTTGCATTCGCATCATAAAAATGAAAGTCTGGTTCGATACCAATGACGGTAGGCCTGGTAATCGTAGATGTATTCGTCAATTGCTTGACAACGGATGACTGTTGTTCTTGTTGGAGGAGGTTGAAAATTTTATGATCGGCAATATTGTTGTTGGTCATTCTTCCACCTAGCAAAACAGCCATGTTCTTGACAATGGGCACCTGCATGGATGCATTGGTTGTTAGCAAATCGACGCCAATATTGAAAGCCGCTTTTTCGTTTAGCACCTCATGGGTTTTTATTTCAACTAAACCAGATAAACGGCCGCCATATTCTACTGGAAAACTATTCTTATAAAGATTTATTTCCTCCACCATATTGGCATTAATCGCACTAAAAATCCCAAAATAATGATCTACATAATACAGGTTAATCCCATCCAGGATAATCAAATTTTCATTCCCCTCCCCTCCTCTGATTTTCAAGTCGGCAGACAAATCATCATGTGCAGCTACGCCCGGGAGCAACTGAATATTGCGAAAGGCATCTACGCCACCGATAAAAGAAGGGAGTCTATACATTGCGCCTCCATGGACTACATTTGCCCCATCAGCTTGCGAGGCGCCTAAGGTTGGCATCTGTTCCAAAATTGTGATGCCAGGTATTTCCTGGGGCACTGCATGCAAGTTGACGATAATGGATTTTTCTGCCTGCTTTACTTCAATATCTTTTCCT from Saprospiraceae bacterium encodes:
- the era gene encoding GTPase Era produces the protein MHKSGFVNIIGRPNVGKSTLMNALVGERMSIITNKPQTTRHRIIGILSGDDFQLVFSDTPGIIRDPAYKMHEIMNSYVKSTFEDADIMLFVTEMGEQYDDDDPIIQRLAKVEVPVFLVLNKIDLSTPEQVLEAIKNWNERIDFKETIPISALHKQNTDQLLQLVKDKLPEGPEYYPKDQLTDRPERFFVSEIIREKILQFYEQEIPYFTEVGITEFKETTTNQGEPLARIHATIFVGRKTHKAIILGKEGKAIKKLGTEARKSIETFLEQKVYLELFVKIKDNWRDDERTLKHFGYS
- a CDS encoding T9SS type A sorting domain-containing protein encodes the protein MKMYADPFPKALLTIVAFVCSLALPAFLQADEWSDPCCSIPHDVITNCDEIAPGFDPNDWHLLEDLFGKPNGYYHCDNQNWHELSPEVNLNSCGIGTINRRFRSYYYTSGWGSPTEVTCEQTITINAAHEYVIRFPPDAIAYCEEPEAEDIQFEEESCDLLAVSIKDMKFQTGTDACYKILRTYRVINWCEYDGHSDPIIIGRDEDCDDAPGDEAVWVIRRPDNKIYIDRTNNEHDYSPSANELDQYCGHTGHPGFWRKIWLTSGSQYYNSRGFYQYTQHLKVMDNIPPDLSVNTPDPFCSYSEDESEGCPGQVSISFSVNDECSQTGTVKVFLFENNVPVSFTAANDIADEVISGSYPNFTITQRLPIGQHSYEIHAKDGCGNTNAIRVPVEVVDCDPPSIVCLHGLSTSLMPLEAGTDIDGDGDIDLGAMEIWATDFVIDSYNDDCSGPISYSVNRVGETPNINQTNIIFTCDDDNEVAIEVYVWDKAHNPYQVQPDGTVGGPNFDFCRTYIKLDRRGICGEPDDGIVEEEENPDEEVVGEEEEEIVSDDPIEGMALIAGHISTPEGAMLMDVEVRLDGFMMIDTITVDTIMADTTMTDTIGSFAYRAVQMGGTYIVRPYRAGDDLNGINASDMAMLSRHLQGRDTLPTPYQLIAADLDNSGAIDAGDLTVLLKIMLGVSNSLDSTPSWRFVDAAYVFANEQNPWEEPFPEAVQIDHITTNHEDVAFYAIKMGDLNFSAWYGPTADGIEERKLNMPVELVADLATVTQGEAFSLQLKGQQSDIIAGQLTFKYDPKLLEFAGLPTNIPGYIDPKEGIIKLALLPEQSLSSDDNWLRLDFISHYTGALEQAIQLDPEGQNNQLVDKNYDIYPVQLTFNQPTSTTWLLRANYPNPFRDFTYFDLNLPESGMLRFEVFNAAGQRLFTQEKQVAAGGQQIRLSADQLPGKGLLWYRIRLNGQVQSGKMILME
- a CDS encoding SH3 domain-containing protein, which gives rise to MKKFIVLLFLGACTIACRQTETTNEEEKSMAVAPPSNMDSLRRQYIALRQASTNPMPLKQVLELGKLNPVDEGPIDTLFFLFRENLKNTIQQKNVFGLLDAVDENIKNGFGDNNGFAAFVTQWALDKPETAADSKLWQVLAEVLDLGGVFRDKQRTFWANYVAATWPPNYDGFEYGAIIGSGVRLRSAPNLQSKTIKSVSYDVVKILEQTEKEETIGGETFPWVKLALLDGKEGFVYGKFLSSPVGYRAGFERKASGKWQMVFLLAGD
- a CDS encoding LytTR family DNA-binding domain-containing protein, translating into MVALLTPSTRPFPAAKNSQTTDTSSFFIRTQNVLERVAIKDIRYIHADGNYCYLFTSRKKYAIKLSLTRLMEKLPHDEFLRIHKSYIVQMNDILKVDLGGNLLVLQEASIPIGRAYRTRLLEALEVL
- a CDS encoding TonB-dependent receptor, whose protein sequence is MIGVNNSKVSNTSSRRMGAGIRTSSTLFILWPLIFKWSHYLLFLFQTRLRYNFCRIALPCLFLWHSALLSGQSSNSNFAADFKHIPLTEALASMKEKYNLKIAYDDKALDKIVIDRTFEGLSLGEAIDNLLANTGLVYKILGKDKVLIRTADLAELPTDVPEELSLSGQVLDPISGEGLAFATITTLDGKRGTIADEMGKFFFRVSEGETKLRVQYLGYQGKDIEVKQAEKSIIVNLHAVPQEIPGITILEQMPTLGASQADGANVVHGGAMYRLPSFIGGVDAFRNIQLLPGVAAHDDLSADLKIRGGEGNENLIILDGINLYYVDHYFGIFSAINANMVEEINLYKNSFPVEYGGRLSGLVEIKTHEVLNEKAAFNIGVDLLTTNASMQVPIVKNMAVLLGGRMTNNNIADHKIFNLLQQEQQSSVVKQLTNTSTITRPTVIGIEPDFHFYDANAKWIWQYKPTTRLTASFFQGFDQFDYTYQEIFRSRLGPFQINNKETNEENANWRNTGFSFQVEQDWSPKWQSHLNVNTSFYKETSDLQNSLLQASVLTGEIIRERSQFLGTQNTIHSSELNLKNTLSISPLEDLVLGYQLVKNKVSFDISAEAGQILNRNDEGYQHTLYGEYAFHLGKPLSISAGLRATHYNLTNQWYLSPHLLALYQANEQFLLKSSWNINQQFTREIYHEDRFGRTFDILTMAKAAGFPVAASEQFMLGGNFKMAGLEVDLEMYRKATTGMIEYAQIRNGRGELGKPIQRTDFRFFEGDRLTRGLDLLLKKSIGPYSGWLAYTLSKTTLRFPAISKGVPFPSVDDRRHQLKWVNQYRWKKWDFSLVYIFSSGTPYTDISLLGETSLDREEISPAERISYLEDYHRVDAGLNYSFPLWGGKARVGGSIFNLFDRKNVKQRQYIYSITESRNENDTPINTVLGTELQLLDFTPNLSFSFSF